Sequence from the Alosa sapidissima isolate fAloSap1 chromosome 21, fAloSap1.pri, whole genome shotgun sequence genome:
TTCGGTCTTAAGTAACCAGCCATTATGGGGAATGGATTTATGTGATGTAAATTCATTAACAGTATGTTGGCCCAATGGTATGCTTCACTTATTTGCCATGCATCAGTGGAAGACTTCTCACACAGGGGAACCGCAGTGTTTGTTTGGCTTGAAATAAAAAGTGCATTCAGCAAACGATCAAACAAACAGTCATTCCTTTTTCCCTGAAAACTGAAATTCTGTGTAATGCTCTATTTCCGTACTATGTCATCTTGTTTAGTAAAAGTTATGGGATTTGGTAAGTAAGGAGTAATTACTAATAAAAGTAAGGAGcaattactattattattattattattattattattattattatatgaagACCATAAATGATGGAATGACTACTTTCCATTAGTGACTTTTGTCAAGACAGCTGTACATATCACTTGCAAGTCCACAACTCAAGAGGGTTATGACTCAAAAAAACCTCAAATGTAGTGTGCTCTCAAATCTATATTTAGAGTGGGTGTAAGCTCATATGGATGAATCTAAAGGAACACAAACCCTTGCCTAGAATAGCCTATGTGAATGCAAATTAATCTTTGAAGTGCTCTTCAATTCCTCCAATGATCTGTAGTAATCTCGTTTTAGAAACCAAAGTAAATGGGTAGgcccatggacggattatgaacttttgggcccctgggcccagttgTATTAAGGTCCCCCATTTATTGTAGCATATgtgggaaggggggtttgggggcccTCCCCCAGAAAAGTTCATTTGTATGATGCTGTATTCTTAGTATAGtatagagtctttattgtcctttAAGGacattctttttcacacacatcattattACATTTCATGCAGGATATACACAGCCTCATACATATAAcataccccaaccccccccccacgttTCCCTCccttctggtgcattttggggatggccaatactttaattcaatcagattcatagcctacattctGATTAGCTGATATTGAGGCAAttattccatgcaaaggcttgggcccggtaggcccgtgcagtaatccatccctgggtgGGCCTAATCTAAGGCTTATTTAAGGGAGTAATAGAAGGCGATGGCAAATACCAAGATGAAACAATATTACCAGCAGTGCATTTCGCCTGAAGCACCACTGCAGTCAATATATTCACATGTATAGGTGACTGCAGTGGTGCACATGTATAGGtaggtagatgtgtgtgtgtgtgtatatatatatatatatatatatatttttttttttttttgtgtgtgtagcctattgcaGCTCATGCTTGTGTGGCAGCAAACTGTAGCCTATTGCCTTTCCATTTATGTAAAGTAATTGCAACAGGGGTTTGCATTTCTATTGTATTGGTTCCTAATTCTGATATATTTTTAGCCGGATAAAACTCAGTCTCTCATGCCACCAATCTAAAAAAAACACGACCTCTAATGGTCTGCATGGGAAAAAGTCGGGGGGGAAATCTAGAACCAAGAACACTTAACAGTTTGCGTCTGGTTTCTATGGGAACGAGTTCTATGAAAGAAATGgcgaataatttaataataaggGCTTTAAGCGCAAACGCAAAATCTTTCAGTCTAAGTTCGAGAAAGATTTCAGACTTGCCTAAATCAATTGCACGcttaaaatgcattttggcactACATTTAAACAACAACCTTCTTTCAGTTTTACCAACAGAACTGAAGTCACTACAACGGGTGGGTATCCTAGGCCTATCTGATTGAAAATATGACGTTACTTTTGACTTATTTTGACAGTGAATGTAGCCTATGAATGTAAATATTGATGGTGTTTTGACGCATGCTAACCTCTGCAGTTGACAGAGCTAAACTTGGGAAATAACATTCTTTTGGAGATTCCAGTGGTTCTGAAGCACCTGCATGCATTAAGAAAGCTGTATTTGTTCGGAAACAAGATCGAACGTTTACCACCAGATATTTTCGGTAGGTTATGTTTTGGGAATTTAAGAGCGACGTTTTGTTCTGGGCAGACCCACTTTGTCTCACAATCAGGCCATTTGTCAAAATTGAAAAATAGTTTAATAAGAATATTCATCAGAGATAGCCTAGTTTTAGCCTATGCACTTGTGGCATCATGCAGTAAACCATAGATATACAAACCCTCTTTATCTCAACTGCAGGTTCAATGGTTTTATGGAGCATGTGGGTGCTCTACAACTTGGAGCACCTTTTGTGGATCCTTGATGTAgatgcagtaggcctaggctatcttAGCTTTTAAGAAGTCActtttaatttattattttaattatgaATTACGATGTATAATAATGATGCTTTTGCATAGTCTACAAGAAAAGACTGGCAGGTAGACAGGTTATTTTTAGGtggtttataataataataataataattatcaggcctattattattattattatttacaaaaatatttacAAGCTGGCAAGATCATGCTCATGGCTAGTTTATTATGGGCATATTTTAAGTTGTCTTGACAAGTGAAAACATTATGAAGAGTGAACTCTACAGGGAATATCAACTGTCCTCTACAGAAGAACTACCAAACCTTACACTTCTCAATGTGAACCATAATAAAATCAAAGTCATACCTCCACAGATAAAAAGGTGGGTacacaaaatagcctacatgccTCCTTCATGTCATGACAATGTATTCATACAAAGACATTCTTGACAAAGGATTATAATGATCATTTTGCTAATCGCAGGTCTACTTTCTTGCAGCCTTGTGAATCTGGAGGTTTTCAGTATCATGGATAACCTGCTAGAGTGTGTCCCTGCTGAGCTATGTTGTCTTGTCCAACTAACTGAAATCAATCTGAACAACAACAAAGTGTCCTCCTTGCCACCAGTGTTGGGCAGACTGTCTAATCTGAGGAAACTGTACTTGGCAAGAAACAACCTGTATGAACTGCCAGAGGTACAATGGTGTTTGTGAAACTTATTTCTAGTGATTGTTTGAGAATGAACTACAAATCTTACGTTTTGTTcatctttcatttttttccccatttagGGCATTAGTGGCTGCAAAAGTCTCAGAATACTGGATGTTGCTGGAAACCTTCTGACCATGTTTCCTACTGATGTATGTGGTTGGTGGCTAAAGAGATGGAtgaacacttacacacacacacgcacagtgatTGGAATTGGTATTCCTTTATGAATTACATCAGGGGCTAAGATGAGCTTGTCAATTCCATTTCTGTCCTGAATACTTTATTTGCTCATCCAAAAAATACCAATATCTGACTATCTTCATTTACTTAATAAGATAAGGAGAGAAATAATAGACTTTACATTTTCCACTAACCGTCTTGTTTCCTTTTGTGCCTCAGTTTGGTTTCcttgccctggaggagctgCTTTGTGAGGGCAATAGTCTTGTCCATGCAGAACTAATGACGTCTGTTCAGGAGATAGAGGTTTTGTCATTAAAGGTGAGTTTGAatagcaggtaggcctactctcTCCCATTGTATAGTTCTCCACTGTAACACAACAGGCATAGACCAGTTATATGTGTTTATAAGGTGTCATTTGTATTACAGAATACAATAGATACAGTATATTAAATTGGAAGCAAAATGGTAAAATGAACAAAATAAGACTGTATGTCCATCCATTGGTGTCAGAGCCATTAGGCCTATATGAGAGTGGAACAGGACCCACTCACTTTTTACTATTATTAGTTTGGACTTGGAGTTGATAACAGGTTAGCAaatatggttttgggaaacgcgccccagACCTAGAGGCTACTGTGGGTGAGGCTGTATCTGACTGTGATGACCTGAGCTTGTTCCTATAGGAGCTGGCTGCACGGGAGGTGCTGATGGAGAAGAGGAACCAGTGTTCGGTGGTTCACCGGACACTACCCCTCTACCCTGAACTGGTCAGCATGCTGTCTCAGTGGGGATGGTGTGCCGTCTGCCACAAGCCCTTCCTCACCACCTGGTTGGAGTGTGTCCAGTTTGTCAACCTCAAAATAGTATGAACCACTTGGCTTCACACTTCAAATCTCCAAACTCTGAAAACTATACTATATAAGTGCCTATTGAAATGGCTTAAGTAAACTTAAATttggaaatacacacacacacacacacacacacacacacaaacacatacacacacacacacatacacacatacacatacacatacacatacacatacacacattttattcTGGTGGCATTGCTTCTACCCACTGGGAAATTAATGGACAACCAACAAGCTGTAGAAATTCACGGACATGCACACAGTCGATTTTTGCAGtgaatatacagtataacagcatataacacacatgcaaaaacaacTAAAACAACCTACAATACCTTGTAATGCATACACATATCATAAAATGCCCCATAAATGTATTTTAATAGCATATAAGAAGTGCAATGTATGCACATTTAATCTTAGAGGAGAACATGCCTTGCATTAACCAAATGAGGTTAATTGTGTGTACTGAGAATCTCGGTAACACATTACTTGATGGGTGCATGCATGGCACATTCATAAAACCACATAAAGGCCTCATAATATATTCAGGAATGAGTGAAGCAACATTCATGCATCATGTTACATTACTATGGTAGGTTGCAAAGCAACTTTTCTTCTAAATGAAAGTCCCCTAGGCCTACAAATATTGGCTCCAAATGACTTGGCCTGGCCATTCCTCTGTAGTACAAACTTCAAAAAGTCACTTGTCCAATGGCAATGATTTCAAACTGCACTTTAGTGTTAAAGCAGTGTTTTACCTTCTCATAAATGGAAGAGATGAAATAGAAATATAAAATGTGTAAGCATAGAATCGAGCTGTTCCTGATATACTATGCGAATTCCTCTGTGTGCTTCTCTCAGGACATGGGCATGAAGAGGAACTTGACTGTGCCAGTTCGAGCGGTCCTGTGTTCCTACACCTGCTTCAATGAGAAAGGCCACTCATACTATGGAATTGCATCAACAGTTTAAAGTGAATTAAAATCCTATTTAATTTGCAGATCTGTTCTGGAGGTTTCTGCGGGTGGATTTAAATATCATATAGATTGTATTGTATAAAAGCTGTGAAATCACATTCTGAGTACCTTTGTTATCCAGCAGATGGCAGTATGAGATCACTGACATTGGGCCGAACGCACACTAACACGATGTGCATGTCACATGTTATTGCTCAGTGTGGATTCAGTGGAAGTTCAGAATTGTGCCTTGTTTAAGTAAGACTTTTGCCCATAAATATTTCATGACATTTTAGAAAGGATCTCTTCTAAAAAGCATCTCAACCCAGCCTTTAAGCTAAGATTTTTTTCcagtaaaaacaacaacaacaacaaaaaaaaaaatcccctctATCACGCCAGAACAAAACACCATATGTTACCTGTCTGTCAGTTCGTAAGATTACATACCAGCCCCTTCCATCTTAAATGAGTCCATCCCAGATTTATTCGTCCATCTTGCCTTCTTTAGATGCCCCTCACAGTCCTGGCAGTAGATTGTGTTTAACAATATATTCTCCACCACCTGTGTGCCACCACCACAATCGCACCTCGTTTCAGCCCACAGCACAAAAGCACACTTTGTTTCCACCTCCAGTTCAGGGCAGTGGCATCTGTTCCAACCTGAGAGAAAACTTCATTTCTCTGCATTAATTTTCCATCCAGGCCTCTTGAGCTTCTGGAGCTGTCTGCAGAGTTGGGCCTGATGAATTATGCATCAGGTTTAATTGCAAACCCAGAAACTAATGACTTTGGACTGGTTAACAGCAGGGGAACCATACATCTCTGCAAACTGAATGAAAAATCAGTCCTGGAGAAAAAAAGCCGCTAATTGATGAATAATTAAGGAGGGGGCTACAGGGCATAATTGTGACATTTTGTTTCAATCAATTCAGCAAGTGCAGGGAGAGAAAAGTGCACTTAAGAAAATAATGACGTCCAAGAGGATGTCCAGTCAGAACGAGCCAAAGGTGCTCGGCCTTTTAGACGGCCATTTATATCCCTGAACAGACCTACTTTCTCTGAAGCACAGGTGGAGTGAGTGCTACTGGCCATCAGGCTGACCAAATCCACAGGAATTCATCTTCCAACATCTGCTGTAATCATGGACAGGGTAACCAGTGTGTTGTGGCAAAACCGCTGTATATTCAAGCACATCAACAGAAAACATCCATAGTACACCATAGCAGTCATTTTCTGCTAATGCCCCCATGCTGGTAAGGATTTCAATACCTCCtcttgtttttttaaatttaaactaTCATTTCTATGGTTTGCCCATTATGACACATTAGTCATGTTCAATTAGGATCAAACACAAATAAATCCTTTGAAATTAGGCGCTTTTCATGTGTGAATACAAACCCACCCTATGGATTCATAACTTTACATCATTAAGTCATTGTGCTATGAAAGTAGAAATATAATACGATGTCTATTATAGGCTAAAAGAGCGAATTTAAAGTGTTAGTTCCTCTCATGAAGTTCACTTCATGGATGTTGCATGCTGCATTAGATGTGTGGTGTTTGCAACCATTGATGCACAATGCCGTTGTTAGCTTCTTCCAGCTGCTAGGGGTAACAGATGTGTGGACCCCATCTTAAAATGTAGTCAAACAAATTCTGCTGGTCATTAAGTCAGTGTGGCGGAAATGAAGGGCATCAGAGCAGCAGGCTCTTTGGCACCCATTTGgccgcctgtctgtctgtgtctgtgtctgtgtgtgtgtgtgtgtgtgtgtgtgtgtgtgtgtgtgtgtgtgtgtgtgtgtgtgtgtgtgtgcgcgtgcgcgtgcgcgcgtgcgtgctgGAGGACCACTAACGGACCACTAGAGTAAGTAAAGGCCACCGTatgatcacccccccccccccagcacctCCGTCACGGGCAGGTCACTGCTGTTCACTGCTGTCCACTCCCAACACTGAGCATGTGGTTGTGAGTTAGaaacctcagtgtgtgtgaatttaaaagggATGTgtgaagagggagaaagggaagagatgagagtgagtgagagagagagagggaggagggggaagagaggaatggAACATGCATTATTCTAAAGACCAGATGTTGAGTCCTGGGGCAGGGAAGTAGCCTGAGGATGTGTCTGGTGTCAGCTCCTCTGTCCatgaacctctctctctgtgagcagGCAGGCCGCTTTGGTAATACAGTACAGCTCATCCAGCTCCTGTTGTTTTTGTAACCTTgtttcacacaaacaaacatgtgctCTGAAAAACCtataaagaacacacacacacacacacacacacacagatgttgtTAATCAGTAcatcaccagtgtgtgtgtgtattgacacTTCTGGATTGTTATCACAGGAGGACTGCAGACTGCAGCGCGACCAGAAGCCAGAGACGTGTGCCTGATATTATAATTGCAGTAGTTAGCTGGTTCTGAAAATGACTTGGGGAGTATTGTCTATCATAAAAATATCTCCGCCACCTCGTCGGGTAAAAGGAGGCAATGAATAAAGTAGCTGTGCATAAATTTTAATTTCAAGAGCTCAAAAAGTGGAGGGAGCTTCAGGCAAAGTCACTCAGAGTGATGTATGGGAAAGATGGAGAAGTTTCGCAGTGGCCCCATTTTAATAGTCTACATTAGGCGTGTATGCCTCTAAAACCGAAGAGATTCTCCCGGCTGCTACTCTCGCTCCGCTCTCTCCAAGGAAATCAGATATGAACCTCCCAGCTGCTCCTATACACACATGCTCGCACACAactgcaaacaaacacaaacacacactcatacacaaagacactcaACACAATTTACAACACTTTCTTCTTAGATTGTCTTGTCTGTGCTTCTTCATGGTTATACTTTCAGTGCTAGCATGACATGAAAACTATGAACTCTATTCATTTGAAGTTCACTATGTTAATTATGCACTTCAGATCAGTAGTGATATACATATTTAATGTGCATGTACAAGGCATGGCTAAACCAGAACCACTCTAATGTTGTTCCTGTTGACAGTAGACTTGAAAGTATATTTGAAGttatttcagtagaactgtaattaggtatttttgtttgatttatctttcctcaatcaaaacaacacaactgcagttTTAttaatattacctgaaatacatgATTAAATATTACTtttgaatgtttttaaaaatagagatatagcgttttggaaccaaagtATCTATGTGTGCCTCCACTCATTTGAaacgattttttttcttctgagaaaaaacaaaaaacatttgatTATTCTTTGTGCTAAAACAGCTGCATTATCCCAATAGTCAAGAATGCTATGTCATGTGATTTGAAGAATGCAAAATATATATAACCAATGTTACCTCCTCCAACAGTATCTGTTCAACATACACCACCATTGTGTCACTTAAGTGGTTGGACAGATTGTTTTAGAAGTAAACTACCCTTGAGATtaatgattttcttattcatttTGCATATGTTCGCTTCCAATTCCAGAcaggaaaataaatattttgatGGGTAGCTGAAGTGTATGAATGAGGCCATTTACATTTTTCCATGTttgaaaagacagacagagaaagtaaACAAAGAGAAAGTAAACACTTTTCACCATTCATTTCCAAAAATGCCTCAAAATGGTTTTGAATGAAACAAAGTATGCTCTTTACATGTTCGACTCTAATGATGGAAATGAGTGCCGCAGATTGACGTATTAAAGTCTTGGGgagtgagaggaagaaaaaCAGCTACTCAATAGCACATGGCAAACCACTATCAGAGCTAGAATAGAGCTCTCTCCAATCAGGGAAATCTATTGTCTCACATCTCTGGCTGAATGAAAAAGCCCTTATCGAGCTGTTGGCAGAGGACCAAGGCATTGTCAGCATGATGGCTTGTGGATCAATTTTGCTACTCTCCCCATCAGCCTGCAGGGATCCAAATGGATGCTAGATGGCAGTGTGTTTCTCTGGAACACATCCCAGCAGTGAGGccatggagaagaggagaggggacagGTAGGTACACCATCTCCAGTCCTGGGTGTACCGTCAcgagaatgttggaaaatgaacgttctaaagaatatctgggttcattgaattcaaccagagccttatagatagaT
This genomic interval carries:
- the lrrc69 gene encoding leucine-rich repeat-containing protein 69 isoform X2 gives rise to the protein MKEMANNLIIRALSANAKSFSLSSRKISDLPKSIARLKCILALHLNNNLLSVLPTELKSLQRLTELNLGNNILLEIPVVLKHLHALRKLYLFGNKIERLPPDIFEELPNLTLLNVNHNKIKVIPPQIKSLVNLEVFSIMDNLLECVPAELCCLVQLTEINLNNNKVSSLPPVLGRLSNLRKLYLARNNLYELPEGISGCKSLRILDVAGNLLTMFPTDFGFLALEELLCEGNSLVHAELMTSVQEIEVLSLKELAAREVLMEKRNQCSVVHRTLPLYPELVSMLSQWGWCAVCHKPFLTTWLECVQFVNLKIDMGMKRNLTVPVRAVLCSYTCFNEKGHSYYGIASTV
- the lrrc69 gene encoding leucine-rich repeat-containing protein 69 isoform X1; translation: MKEMANNLIIRALSANAKSFSLSSRKISDLPKSIARLKCILALHLNNNLLSVLPTELKSLQRLTELNLGNNILLEIPVVLKHLHALRKLYLFGNKIERLPPDIFVVLTSENIMKSELYREYQLSSTEELPNLTLLNVNHNKIKVIPPQIKSLVNLEVFSIMDNLLECVPAELCCLVQLTEINLNNNKVSSLPPVLGRLSNLRKLYLARNNLYELPEGISGCKSLRILDVAGNLLTMFPTDFGFLALEELLCEGNSLVHAELMTSVQEIEVLSLKELAAREVLMEKRNQCSVVHRTLPLYPELVSMLSQWGWCAVCHKPFLTTWLECVQFVNLKIDMGMKRNLTVPVRAVLCSYTCFNEKGHSYYGIASTV
- the lrrc69 gene encoding leucine-rich repeat-containing protein 69 isoform X3 → MDNLLECVPAELCCLVQLTEINLNNNKVSSLPPVLGRLSNLRKLYLARNNLYELPEGISGCKSLRILDVAGNLLTMFPTDFGFLALEELLCEGNSLVHAELMTSVQEIEVLSLKELAAREVLMEKRNQCSVVHRTLPLYPELVSMLSQWGWCAVCHKPFLTTWLECVQFVNLKIDMGMKRNLTVPVRAVLCSYTCFNEKGHSYYGIASTV